A single window of Anopheles moucheti chromosome 2, idAnoMoucSN_F20_07, whole genome shotgun sequence DNA harbors:
- the LOC128299510 gene encoding HEAT repeat-containing protein 5B isoform X1 — protein MELSHSLTLNEVALNQLPEQKRPVFIFEWLRFLDKVLVAAQKSDIKGCQKKLVEQLTQHIQGAPGPPTRKLIARCLATLFSVGDTFLLFETVNKCNDILKNKDDSPSYLPTRLAAICVVGCMYEKLGRMMGRSYEETVQILLKSLKNAESQSRIEIMMTLEKVCAGMGSAISNVHKDIYKAVRYCLTDRVMAVRVAASNCLLEMTKHAPFLYTSELESLASLCFRAFDSCNYEVRCAVAKLLGTLIACTQNGSLRNFSSMTASSSSTKSLRPVSLDEALGVLMSGFLRGGVSFLKGTGEIIKGSSGVNREVRVGVTHAYVVFVQTMGGLWLERNMQSFLVHVLDLVANPKAASSHVDAVYSRKCINFILRSVIGKMLGEKAQSSACKELIHLIAKQMNSIDFNPENAKDSNQETLFSQHLLVCALQELGSLVLLLGTTAQNLLADQSLNFIDAICAVLIHPCMAARLAAAWCLRCVCVAVPSQITPLIDRFIDAIEKMRTSPDAISGYSGALAAVLGGVRYSPLGIPHTRGKIIFNTAEELLRTASQNSRLSLNRTQAGWLLIGAIMTLGVPVVKGLLPRMLLLWRNAFPRSTKELESEKARGDAFTWQVTLEGRAGALSVMHSFLLHCPELVTDDITRRLLTPIESALAMLINITSVLKNYGQHLKAPTAMVRLRLYETLSLLPANALESSYTHLLRMLVSEFTLTENPANTTTSFLRQMCHGDDSIILGTWLQDTDHRTIEDQLQPNSAAGSGALEHDACCLFRGIAAGEQCPGPLPLGVAVIDMSVILFGLIFPKVANKHRLQMLEHFGECIKHAKSSRQEAVQMNIFTALLSGLKGLTETKSAIGQDDVRKSATNLIISALTSANPILRCAAGEALGRIAQVVGDSRVTAELAQTSFDRLKSARDVVTRTGHSLALGCLHRYVGGMGSSQHLNTSVSILLALAQDGSSPVVQVWSLYALSLIADSGGPMFRGYVEPTLSLALKLLLTVPQSHVDVHQCIGRVLSALITTIGPELQGDSNSVATARSSFLCAAAIMQAHSDPLVQAEATGCLQQLHLFAPRNVNLSTLVPNLCQNLSSNYLMLRKAAVSCLRQLTTREAKEVCEHAANLVSDEDRYALSDYGLPGVLFGMLDTESDSQMVRNIHDTITSMLQILAAENLSQWLSMCKNVLTVASDSSVGAEGTVAGATGVGAAGGGGAGAGAGSSGATAGKDGGGDDGEGDDADDDDDDDNMEFHAEDHQATHPAVQPRWPTRVFAAECVRKVIATCENASSNHFDLLAAKEMQMTKSRGDFLVLHLSDLIRMAFMAATSDSDQLRLEGLKTLQEIIDKFAHVPEPEFPGHLLLEQFQAQVGAALRPAFSQDTPSHVTAAACEVCSAWIGSGVARDLNDLRRVHQLLVSNLSKLNSRTNSTQLYNESMATLEKLSILKAWGQVYIMAMVGHGAAPASQMLKTLCTVAGNQSHLAVPSAGQPKEFSRLAFDDEFGDFESRGESLLSLVQPELENLSKHWLAALKDYALLSLPAEYASQLPHDGGAFYTNDTMNLSKPHYLISWPPILYAAALWLNAEGFEKNDQQQLSREQEEDKANANDAPNAMVPAAKAQPAGTLASSVATISHGSLSADRFHLIFGICMEALCSTRTNEKLDSVIACLQSLYTVFDSAWSREMLMRNKTLPVELCNVLHRLILTRDSVEVQYLCISILKQTIMAANECLEREKVEERRNKANASGDEGVATGENGNDETEPPTLDVDYLGEGGEEGEILPGKSLVYAVLEVVLCLLARQIPGMNPSQSTRVANEQLQRQLAQAQNGIIKLGDDNCLLVASAIQSLNDLPTLCSPLGALSILPTILYLTTGVIKEVATKSVHDESMIASTNVVVQAAVQLLKVLATHRHGRQDALSGEEWRKLLQSALGRIIDLTKTGCEETKMDEVTVMLAIAVFLLHSPAGVVSVPNLQYPCINHFRQCFQSASLPVQLKCVQTMRSIFANGELKVSTPYIHALAPRLIEHLYSEQARNPTNEHELALVLEGITTVEALIALAEPQNRELMQGIQMLTLLVPILINYLDDPEQQQQQQRTTKSKYVVALNDHAIQWLMKIGLKYPQEFKTFMAQAPELRRKLEAAIKRNQMNATLQKSKSEAANAAARNSAAQQQKPTIQLKTDFSNFSFA, from the exons ATGGAACTCTCGCACAGTCTAACGCTGAACGAGGTCGCCCTCAACCAGCTGCCGGAACAGAAGCGTCCCGTATTCATCTTTGAATGGTTGCGCTTCCTGGACAAGGTGCTAGTGGCGGCCCAAAAGTCCGACATCAAGGGCTGCCAGAAGAAGCTGGTCGAGCAGCTAACGCAGCACATCCAGGGTGCACCGGGGCCACCAACGCGCAAGCTAATCGCCCGCTGTCTGGCCACCCTGTTCTCCGTCGGCGATACGTTTCTGCTGTTCGAAACGGTCAACAAGTGCAATGACATACTGAAGAACAAGGACGATTCGCCCAGCTATCTGCCGACCCGGCTGGCCGCTATCTGTGTGGTGGGCTGCATGTACGAAAAGCTGGGCCGCATGATGGGCCGTTCGTACGAAGAGACGGTACAGATTTTGCTGAAATCGCTCAAGAATGCCGAATCGCAGTCGCGCATCGAAATTATGATGACGCTGGAGAAGGTGTGTGCCGGCATGGGATCGGCGATCTCGAACGTGCACAAGGACATCTACAAAGCGGTTCGCTACTGCTTGACCGATCGCGTGATGGCGGTCCGGGTGGCCGCTTCCAACTGTTTGCTGGAGATGACCAAACATGCCCCCTTTCTGTACACGTCCGAGCTGGAAAGTTTGGCATCGTTGTGCTTCCGCGCGTTCGACAGCTGTAACTACGAGGTCCGGTGTGCGGTGGCCAAATTGCTCGGTACGCTCATAGCTTGTACGCAGAATGGCAGTTTGCGCAACTTTAGCAGCATGACCGCGTCCTCGTCGAGCACGAAATCGCTGCGACCGGTGTCGCTGGACGAAGCGCTCGGCGTACTAATGTCCGGCTTTTTGCGCGGCGGTGTATCGTTCTTGAAGGGCACGGGTGAAATCATAAAGGGCAGCTCGGGCGTCAACCGTGAAGTGCGGGTCGGTGTCACCCATGCGTACGTGGTGTTTGTGCAAACGATGGGAGGGCTTTGGCTGGAGCGCAACATGCAATCGTTTCTTGTGCACGTGCTGGATCTGGTGGCAAATCCCAAGGCGGCCTCCTCACACGTGGATGCGGTGTACTCAAGAAAATGCATCAACTTCATACTGCGGTCCGTCATCGGGAAAATGCTGGGCGAAAAGGCGCAATCGTCGGCCTGCAAGGAGTTGATACACCTGATCGCAAAGCAGATGAATTCGATCGACTTCAATCCCGAAAATGCAAAAGATTCCAACCAAGAGACACTGTTCAGTCAGCATCTGCTCGTCTGTGCGCTGCAGGAACTCGGTAgtctggtgctgctgcttggCACTACTGCACAAAACCTGCTCGCCGACCAGTCGCTAAACTTTATCGATGCAATCTGTGCCGTGTTGATTCATCCCTGCATGGCAGCGCGGCTCGCCGCAGCTTGGTGTTTGCGTTGCGTTTGTGTGGCCGTGCCGAGCCAAATCACCCCGCTCATTGATCGGTTTATTGATGCAATTGAAAAGATGCGTACCTCGCCGGATGCAATTTCGGGGTACAGTGGGGCGCTGGCGGCAGTGCTTGGCGGTGTACGATATTCACCCCTGGGCATACCGCACACACGCggcaaaattattttcaacaccgccgAAGAGCTGCTGCGTACGGCTAGTCAGAACAGTCGTTTGTCGCTGAACCGCACGCAGGCCGGTTGGCTACTGATTGGCGCCATCATGACGCTGGGTGTGCCGGTTGTGAAGGGTCTGCTGCCACGCATGTTACTGCTGTGGCGAAACGCTTTTCCGCGCTCAACCAAGGAACTCGAGTCGGAAAAGGCACGTGGTGATGCATTCACCTGGCAGGTGACATTGGAGGGCCGTGCTGGGGCGCTGTCAGTGATGCATAGTTTCTTGCTGCACTGTCCAGAACTCGTTACGGACGATATCACACGCCGACTGCTGACACCGATCGAAAGTGCTCTAGCTATGTTGATCAA CATAACGTCAGTGCTGAAAAATTATGGCCAACACTTGAAAGCACCGACAGCGATGGTACGATTGCGATTGTACGAAACTCTATCACTTTTACCGGCGAACGCACTGGAATCATCGTACACGCATCTGCTCCGAATGCTTGTATCGGAATTCACGCTCACGGAAAACCCGGCAAATACTACGACCTCCTTCCTGCGGCAGATGTGTCATGGCGATGACTCGATTATACTAGGTACCTGGTTACAGGACACCGATCATCGTACGATCGAAGATCAG CTGCAACCGAACAGCGCTGCCGGTTCCGGTGCACTCGAGCACGATGCCTGCTGTCTGTTCCGGGGAATCGCGGCTGGTGAGCAGTGCCCGGGCCCCCTGCCGCTCGGCGTTGCCGTGATCGATATGTCCGTGATACTGTTCGGGTTAATCTTCCCGAAGGTAGCCAACAAACATCGGCTGCAGATGCTGGAACACTTTGGCGAGTGTATAAAGCATGCTAAAAGCTCCCGCCAGGAGGCGGTACAGATGAATATTTTTACCGCCCTGCTCAGCGGGCTGAAGGGATTGACCGAAACAAAGTCAGCGATCGGGCAGGACGATGTGCGCAAGAGTGCTACGAACTTGATTATTAGCGCACTGACCAGCGCGAACCCGATACTGCGCTGTGCGGCCGGTGAAGCACTCGGGCGCATCGCGCAGGTGGTGGGTGATTCGCGTGTGACCGCTGAACTAGCACAGACCAGCTTCGATCGGTTAAAATCTGCCCGGGACGTTGTGACGCGTACGGGACATTCGCTAGCGCTGGGATGTTTGCATCGATACGTCGGTGGCATGGGTTCATCGCAGCATTTGAACACGAGTGTGTCCATCCTGTTGGCTCTCGCGCAAGATGGAAGTTCGCCGGTGGTGCAGGTGTGGTCTCTTTACGCACTGTCGCTGATAGCCGATTCGGGCGGTCCCATGTTCCGTGGGTACGTTGAACCGACACTGTCACTCGCACTAAAGCTTCTGCTGACGGTTCCCCAGTCCCATGTCGACGTCCATCAGTGCATTGGACGCGTGCTTAGCGCTCTGATCACGACGATCGGTCCCGAACTGCAGGGCGACTCCAACTCGGTTGCCACCGCACGATCGTCCTTCCTGTGTGCTGCGGCCATCATGCAGGCGCATTCGGATCCGTTAGTACAGGCGGAAGCGACGGGATGCTTACAGCAGTTGCATCTCTTCGCACCGCGCAACGTCAATTTATCAACCTTAGTTCCTAACCTGTGTCAGAATCTGAGCAGTAACTATTTAATGCTACGAAAAGCGGCCGTCTCCTGTCTGCGGCAGCTGACCACGCGCGAAGCAAAGGAAGTGTGCGAGCATGCAGCAAATCTGGTGAGCGATGAGGATCGGTATGCATTGTCCGATTACGGTTTGCCCGGTGTGCTGTTCGGCATGCTTGACACCGAGAGCGATAGTCAGATGGTGCGGAACATACACGATACCATCACCTCGATGCTGCAGATATTGGCCGCCGAGAATCTATCCCAGTGGTTAAGCATGTGCAAGAATGTGCTTACCGTTGCGTCGGACTCATCCGTAGGAGCGGAAGGAACGGTTGCGGGAGCAACCGGTGTTGGTGCGGCTGGCGGTGGAGGTGCCGGTGCTGGTGCAGGAAGTAGTGGAGCTACCGCGGGTAAGGATGGCGGTGGGGATGATGGCGAAGGAGATGATGcagatgatgacgatgacgacgacaaCATGGAGTTCCACGCGGAAGATCACCAGGCAACGCACCCCGCGGTACAGCCCCGGTGGCCAACACGAGTATTTGCCGCCGAATGCGTCCGGAAAGTTATCGCTACGTGTGAAAATGCTAGCTCGAATCACTTCGACCTGCTGGCGGCCAAAGAGATGCAGATGACAAAATCTCGCGGCGATTTCCTGGTGCTGCATCTTTCCGATTTGATCCGGATGGCGTTCATGGCAGCGACGAGTGATTCCGATCAGCTGCGGTTGGAAGGTTTGAAAACGTTGCAGGAAATCATCGACAAGTTTGCGCATGTGCCCGAACCGGAATTTCCGGGCCATTTGCTGCTGGAACAGTTCCAGGCACAGGTTGGCGCCGCCCTTAGGCCGGCATTTTCTCAAGACACTCCGTCGCACGTGACGGCGGCGGCGTGTGAAGTGTGCAGTGCGTGGATCGGGTCTGGCGTGGCGCGGGATTTGAACGATTTGCGCCGTGTCCATCAGTTGCTCGTGTCGAACCTGAGCAAATTGAACAGCCGCACGAATAGTACACAGCTGTACAACGAAAGTATGGCCACGCTCGAGAAGCTAAGCATCCTGAAAGCGTGGGGCCAAGTGTACATCATGGCGATGGTGGGACATGGAGCCGCTCCGGCTAGCCAGATGCTGAAAACGCTCTGCACCGTCGCAGGCAACCAATCCCATCTGGCCGTTCCATCTGCGGGACAGCCGAAAGAATTCAGCAGATTGGCATTCGACGATGAGTTTGGTGATTTTGAAAGCCGCGGCGAAAGCCTACTCTCGTTGGTTCAACCGGAGCTGGAGAATCTCTCCAAACATTGGTTGGCGGCACTGAAAGATTATGCCCTGCTGTCTTTGCCGGCAGAGTACGCAAGTCAATTACCGCACGATGGTGGAGCATTCTACACGAACGACACGATGAACCTGTCGAAACCGCACTACCTTATCTCGTGGCCACCAATTCTGTATGCGGCAGCACTGTGGCTAAACGCCGAAGGGTTCGAAAAGAACGACCAGCAACAGCTATCCCGCGAACAGGAAGAAGATAAGGCGAATGCGAACGATGCACCAAACGCAATGGTTCCGGCCGCTAAAGCACAACCGGCCGGCACGCTGGCATCAAGCGTAGCGACGATATCGCACGGCAGTCTAAGTGCGGATCGTTTTCATCTCATCTTTGGCATCTGCATGGAAGCGCTCTGCAGtacacgaacgaacgaaaagctGGACAGCGTGATCGCTTGTTTGCAGTCCCTCTACACCGTGTTCGATTCGGCGTGGTCGCGCGAAATGTTGATGCGCAACAAAACACTACCGGTCGAGCTGTGTAACGTGCTGCACCGGTTAATACTGACGCGGGACAGCGTGGAGGTGCAATACTTGTGCATTTCGATACTGAAACAAACGATAATGGCCGCTAACGAGTGTTTGGAGCGGGAAAAGGTAGAGGAACGGCGCAACAAAGCAAATGCTTCCGGCGACGAAGGCGTAGCAACGGGAGAAAATGGTAACGACGAGACGGAACCACCCACGCTAGACGTGGACTACCTCGGTGAAGGTGGCGAGGAGGGTGAAATACTTCCAGGCAAGTCACTAGTGTATGCCGTGTTGGAAGTGGTGCTCTGTCTCCTTGCACGACAAATCCCGGGCATGAACCCGTCCCAGAGTACCCGTGTGGCGAACGAACAGTTGCAGCGCCAGTTGGCCCAAGCACAGAACGGAATTATAAAGCTGGGCGATGATAATTGTTTGCTGGTAGCGAGCGCAATCCAAAGCTTGAACGATTTGCCCACCCTCTGCTCACCGCTCGGTGCCCTTTCCATCCTGCCGACGATTCTGTATCTCACAACGGGCGTAATAAAAGAAGTGGCAACAAAGTCCGTGCACGATGAGTCCATGATTGCAAGCACGAACGTTGTAGTACAGGCTGCCGTTCAGCTGTTAAAAGTGCTCGCCACCCATCGGCACGGCAGGCAGGACGCCCTGTCCGGCGAGGAATGGCGCAAGCTGCTACAGAGTGCGCTCGGTCGCATAATCGATCTCACCAAGACGGGTTGCGAGGAAACGAAGATGGACGAAGTGACGGTAATGTTGGCGATCGCCGTCTTTCTGCTGCATTCGCCGGCCGGTGTGGTTTCGGTGCCGAATCTACAGTATCCGTGCATAAATCACTTCCGGCAGTGCTTCCAAAGCGCTTCGTTGCCGGTGCAGTTGAAGTGCGTACAGACGATGCGCTCCATCTTTGCGAATGGTGAGCTGAAAGTGTCCACACCGTACATACACGCACTGGCACCGCGGCTGATCGAACATCTGTACTCGGAGCAGGCACGCAATCCAACCAATGAGCACGAGCTCGCACTGGTGTTGGAAGGTATTACGACGGTTGAAGCACTGATCGCACTAGCGGAACCTCAGAATC GAGAATTGATGCAAG GCATCCAAATGCTAACCTTGCTCGTACCTATTCTAATCAACTACCTGGACGATccggaacagcagcagcaacagcaacgaacTACCAAATCGAAGTACGTGGTAGCACTAAACGATCACGCCATACAGTGGCTAATGAAGATTGGCCTAAAGTATCCACAAGAGTTCAAAACGTTCATGGCGCAGGCACCGGAACTTCGGCGCAAGCTGGAAGCGGCAATCAAGCGCAACCAGATGAATGCCACGCTTCAGAAGAGTAAAAGTGAAGCAGCGAACGCTGCCGCTCGGAACAGTGCCGCCCAGCAGCAGAAACCAACCATACAGCTGAAGACGGATTTCAGTAACTTTAGCTTTGCATAA